Part of the Zingiber officinale cultivar Zhangliang chromosome 6A, Zo_v1.1, whole genome shotgun sequence genome, catggagtcggtgatggctggtattTTGAAgtggaaggcggcggcgctcgaagccgcggcggccaaagaaatggagacgctcggcatccagtCGGTCGGCTCTAATGAGGGGGAGAGCGGGACcaatgctggggagtcggccgctcaggcttctcttccAGAGCAAGCAgctggcgcaactgctagtcgagagccttccgctcgggaggagggatCGGCGCAAGAGGAAGAGCGCCCCCTCCGACAAAAGAGACGCCGGGCGGAAATGCCACGCCGCTCGGCTACTTCTGCGATCCATCCATCCGAACGGGTCACCGCCGCTTCTCGAGGCAAAGCTCCAGAGATCGAGGCAATTTCGTctgatcggactccctcccaacTTGACGCATCTGCGGACCCTCTTGAGGTCGTTCcggtcagcgtccttccgcccgctcccagCCAAGTCCATCGTTCTacaattttgtcccagttttctacGCCGGCTTCCGCTCCTTTTtcggcttccgcccagacgacccccggtcggcgccgcaccgTCCGAGTCTCCCTTCACCTCCCGACCGAAGAATTGCTGCCTGAGGCCGATCGACCCACCGCGCCCGAGCatatgatcacaatgaaggggcccttagccgaaatgtgggccgacgctcgggcgcgtgtggcaatgattccactcagcaacttggccaatagccacatgcaacaggccaccggggtaagtgCATTTTCTGAAGTCGTTTACACATTCTTTCTGATCGGCTACTAACAATTTTTCTTttatcagagatgggtggaggagattgctgtctccaatcggcttgccatggtggatgaggagctcaaaaggctacggagttcgggcggcgctccttcccaaggcccttcatatgccgatcttcagaaggagctcaaaaagacccaagatcTGTTGGAAGCCGAGCGGAataagacggccgaccaggctcacaATCTGGCTGAACTTGATCGCGTGAATAAATCATtggatcgcaagataagcctggcgaccgagcggaagaacacgACTATCTCtgacctggagaagaagaatggaaAAGCTCGAGGGCTGGAGCAAAAAGTGAGAGTTGATGGAGCAACTCGAtggagagaaggcgggccgctcggccgatgcaacTAAGCATAAGGATGAACTGcaaactctgcaggagtccctcgccGCCTCCCAAGcggttttcaaagaatatcaagaggctgagcctggccgagtcgcagccctgcggctaaactacatccgttcggctgaattttgagagaaagtctgcgaacggatgtacactgccttcgacctcgctatgaccgccaccacgacatatttgaagtccaagggtcttcttccCGACTCCGCTCTCATCCTGGCCGCAGATCAAGTGGCACTCCTCGACAACATCCCGAAGGACCTTTACGATTATCTAGAGTAGAAGTTtatatgtaattcggccgctcggccaaaatcTATCCTTTTTGTAATTCGGTCGTTTGGCTTTAATTTCTTCAATGCTATCCTTTCTTGCTTTTTCATTTATTAATCAGTATGTGTGCTAGCCGCTCGGATTACCAACTACCGTTCGTATTCCCTTAATTCTCCTTGTCATTCGCCTTTCCTCCCACCTTTCTcgtgttcgaaagggatttttacgaagtcTTTTGGATAGCTAGTCCGCCCGGCTGAATATATCCTGTTTTGCAAACGGGATTTCCGTCGGACATTTACGAAGTGCTTTTGGTTAGTTGACCGATCGGCCAAATTGACTTACAAAGTCCCTCTTTATGTCTTCTTCCGgcaggagggtttatagtcgccggcgcgactctcgatttttaacgtcggagctcgacggtcttccgctcggagggtttataatcgccagcacgactctcgatttttaacgtcggagctcgacggtcttccgctcgaagggtttatagtcgacggctcgactctcgatttttaacgtcagagctcgacggtcttccgctcggagggtttatagtcgtcggctcgactctcgatttttaacgttggagctcgacggtcttccgctcggagggtttatagtcgctggctcgaccctcgatttttaacgtcggagctcgacggtcttctgctcggagggtttatagtcgccggcttgactctcgatttttaacgtcggagctcgacggtcttccactcggagggtttatagtcgccgactcgactctcgatttttaacgtcggagctcaacggtcttccgctcggagggtttatagtcgccggctcgactctcgatttttaacgtcggagctcgacggtcttcaaggctaatGTTAACACTACCATTCGGCGGAGATATTTGTCATCTtatatcattttgcttcctgcattacaaggatataggcgaccaaaacatatataaaattacatcagcgcacctctcacccagctcggtacggctggagatgattcgcgctccatggtcgatccagccgccatctgtcttcatcttccaaataataagcatccgagcggagcttctcgatgactttgaaggggcccgcccaaggagcctccagcttgccaacgtctccgaccgactttactttcttccagacaaggtcgccaacctggaatgctctggggattacgcgtcggttgtagttttgcttcatccgttgccggtactcCATCAGCtggacggacgctttggctcgctcttcgtcgaccaaatccagctccatgttcctccgctcggcgttatcatcatcataattctggatccggacggactcaactccgacttcgaccggaacCACCGCTTCgccaccatacaccaaatggaaaggcgtgacacccgttccttcctttggggtcatgcggatggcccataagacgcctggcagctcatccacctagcttcctcccatgtggtccagTCGAGCTCGAAGAATTCTgaggatttctctgttggttacttccgcttggccgttgctttgtggatacgccacggaagtgaattGTTGTTCAatgtcataacttttgcaccagtcttcgagctgcttccccgTAAATTGTCGTTCGTTATTAGATACgagccgacgagggatgccgaaacgacaaattatgtgctgccagataaacttcttgaccatctgctcggtgatcttggccagtggctcggcctccacccatttgaaaaaatagtcgacagccaccagtagaaacttccgctgaccggtcgccataggaaatggacccataatatccattccccactggtcgaacggacaggatacggtagctgctttcatttcctccgccggtcggtgggagaagttgtgatacttctggtaggaaaggcacgtcgcaaaggtccgagcggcgtctgcttgcaaggttggccagaagtatccggccaacaagatcttcttagccaacgatcgtccgcccggatgccctccgcacgatccttgatgcacttcttggaggatgtatgtcgcgtcttccgagctcacacatttcaacagcggacgggagaaagccttcttgtagagttggtctccaatgagcgtgaaccgaccggctctcctccttaattgctgggctacttcccgatcggatggtgttgccccCGACCGAAGAAATtctatgatggctgtcctccaatcgccCGGAAACTTgagtccctccatccggtcgacgtgggccaccaaagatacttgttcaattggctgctggatgacgaccggcgttattgaacttgttagtttggctaactcatctgccgcctagttttccgctcggggtatcttctggataatgacttctctgaagttagccttgagctttttgaaggcttcagcgtagagcttgagtcgagcgttgttaatctcaaaagtgctaGAGAGCTGTTGAGCAGCCAATTGAgaatctgaatgcagcgtcacccggCCGGCCCCCACATGTCGGACGGCCTGTAAGcaggctataagggcctcatactcggcttcgttgtttgtagctctgtaatccagccggacggataaatgcatcctttcttcttggggagagagtaatagcacgccaaccccgctcccgagccgagtggacgatccgtccacaaatattttccacatagcttcgggctctagcctttgcacttcggtgataaaatctgccaaggactgcgcctttatcaccgagcggggttggtactgaatatcaaattcgctcaactccgttgtccatttgatgagccgtccggacgcttctggattcaacagcactcttcccaatgggctattcgtccggacgatgatagtatgggccaagaaatagggacggaggcgccgagcggcgaggaccaaggcaaaagccagcttctcgagcctggtgtagcgagattctgcatcctttaaaatatgacttaagaaatacacgggttcttctccgctcgccctcactaatacCGAGCCTACTGCTTGCTCGGTCGAAGATAAGTAAATGCAGAGCagctcacccacagctggcttggctagcacgagCAAAGAgtttagatatgtcttcaattcttcgaacgcccgatcgcactcctcatCCCAATGGAACTTGGTAGCCTTacgtaaaattttgaaaaacgggagactccgatcggccgtcttcgagatgaatctggacaatgctgttatccgaccggtcaagcattGTACTTCTCTCAGATTTAtcgggggcggcatatcttgtaatgctttcaccttgctgggattcgcctcgatgccccactcggtcactatgtaacccaagaaacgcccgccttttgctccgaacagacacttctgagggttcagcttaactccatacttcctcagcgttcggaaagtctcctccatgtctttgaagagatcagcCGATCAGACGGACTTGATGAGGatatcgtccacgtatacttccaaattACGTccaatctgctccttgaacactttgttcatcaagcgctggtaagttgctcccgcgttcttcagtccgaacggcatcacattgtagcagtacgtgtcgtcggctgtaacgaagctaaccttctcttgatcttctcgggcgagcggcacttgatggtagccctgataggcatcgagcatgcatatcaactcgcagccggctgtggagtccaccagttgattgaTTCGGGgtaaaggataaaaatcctttgggcatgctttgttgagatcccagaaatcgatgcaaactctccacttgttgcccggcttggagactagtaccacgttcgccaaccagctcgggaactgaacctcgcgtatgtggccggcctccaggagcttctcgacctccgctcggatgacggcattttgttcggcgctgaagtccctcttcctttgcttcaccggccgaacatccggtcggacgtggagctcgtgctgcgctatactcggcgaaattccgggcagctcatgcgtcgaccaaacgaaggcatcacagtttctctggaggtaTTTGATCACTTACTctttctggctcgcctccagatcggtagcaatgaatgtggtagcctccgatcggattgggtgaatttgcacttcctctttttcttcataaaccaaagagggtggtttttcggttatagcgttcacctcgatccgtggcatcTTCCGGGCGGCATTAGCTttagctcggaccatctcgacgtagcatcaccgagccgccagctggtctcctcatacttctcccactttatcttccaccgggaacttgattttctggtggaaggtggagacggccgctcggaactcgctgagcgccgatcgccccaagataacattgtatgctgagggagagtcgacaacgacgaagtttgcagtacgTGTCCTTCTGAgcagctcctctcccagcgagatagctagttggacctgtccgaccggcagaacttcattgcccgtaaacccatagaggggggttgtcatgggcagcagctcggctcgatcaatttgtagttggtcaaaggcctttttgaatatgatattgaccgagcttcctgtatcaatgataacgcggtgaatagtgtagttggctattaccgctttgatgaggagagcgtcgtcatgtggcacttcgactccctccaagtccctgggcccgaaactgatttcgggcccgctcgcccgctcttggctgcagccgaccgcatggatctgaagttgtcttacgctcgccttccttgctctgtttgagTCACCGCCGGTCGGCCCCCccagcaatgatgttgatttcgcctcgggaagtgttacttctattttcttcttcccgagcagatggcctaggctgctccctagacctcctgggattgtcctcacgcctcggagtatgatgTCGCTTGGGCATTTGTCTCTGCCGCCTGTCGGATATCATCCGATCGGCCTCGCGAGGGCGCTGttgcctgtcggatgatggcgatcgacggtggccacctcgaggcacggggtgggcgatcaaggGGAGGCTTCGGCAGTCTCTTGTATTATGCGTGTCTGTCCGGtgaaatgagcaaaacattggggtccataccttctttttaggtttgggccgctcggcagacacttcttgaatggcgtgggatcttccatgttgctgggggcgggatgcttcagctcgcggtcttctaggcggctgatgagcagtctgcggcttccgctcggcatgggGCGCCcgttcggttggagtttccttccttcgggccgcttgggcttcctccacattgatgtattcattggcccggtgtagcatatgatcgtagtctctgggcggctttcgaatgagcgagcggaagaagtcctcgtccacgaggccttgcgtgaacgcattcatcatcgtttctgaggtggtcgttggaatgtccatagccacctggttgaatccctgaatataagctctgagcgattctctgggctcttgcttgatggcgaacaggctgacacttgtcttctgataacgccgactgcttgcaaagtggtggaggaaggccgtgcggaagtctttgaaactggtgatggatccgtccggcagcctctgaaaccaccgttgagctgatcccgagagggtggtaagaaaaacccgacacttcactccatcggtgtactgatgaagggtagctgtgttgtcgaacttacccaaatgatcgtccgggtcggtggttccgttgtattcaccgatcgcggGGGGCACATATTGCTTTGGcggagggtcccgcaggatggcctctgagaattgacggttgatccgctcaggggagacgtccgctcgggaggccttgccttttctgatatctcgtattggtacttcatctgatgaggatcctcgatcacgattaattgctgcggcttcaggaggcgtgcagaatagggcccgatgaaatggaaccgtggcatgcggtgcttccgctcggccccctgatgctgatgtcgcttgctgctcaatccgctcggcttgcgacttctgcctttgttgttccacaaacttagctgctcttgtctcgatcagagcgtcgagctcctctgtggagagcatcactgaGTGCGGTCGTCTAACTtcatccattgcttccgatcggatgcaggagcgttcccatagacggcgccaaattgatcttgtccgaatgctgaatcaacagacgctgggcacgtgtcgctctccgaactgctgacgtagatctccgactggtcgtacgaacctccggtgaacctgcaaggaagtcgggccgggaaggggttcccggcgacgaccctccgacgctcaagtcaggcaagcagacaataaagaagtggctctcaatatCGGAGAATGCGTAACTCAGGCGAAGTGTGAggtcctttatatagagctgtgaagaggctctcgcacacataccgaggcgaatacgtgtcctctgtccatacctcagtatgagcttgtcagaagagcttacctgacaccatactactacagtctgagcacatctctgatgggacagcggaaccctctgccataagatcctgcgtatgacctgatcgttgaacatacccgctgtcagaaggtattcccttgtccttttgtccctTCTTACCCCATGCCGAACGTCCGGCCGGTCGGTCGTCCCCTCAAGTCCGGGCGgtcgtatgtgctggtccgctcgggatattcccggtcgtgtgctctgcCGACTGTTCATAGtaatgctactttatgccttcggccgagtgaGCTCCCcgatcggcccggcgaccctgttccccatgaacatcggagacccgactccccgtcgggttgtttgTGATTCCGCTGGGACCCCGTTCGTCCGACCGatctccccttctccggtcggccgtttgaccctttgacttccacgtgactTTAACTTCCCTCGGAAGGCAGGGTctctgttcttaccaccggatcaattacATATACAAGGATAAGAAAATTAGCAATAAATTAAAGGATTAATTCCCTTGATTATTATTgaatatttttagatttatttcaaATTTCTAACCTTTTGTTTCTAATTTTTGCAAGGTTTTGGTGGAAGGAAACTCTCATGTGAAGACAGTGATATTAAATAGGCCCCTAAAATTGAATGCCCTGAACTATCAAATGGTTCGTTCATCCTTAGTCTCAATTATACAAgccatttaaaaatattatttttgataaattacaTGCCATTATTAATGTTTTAAAATTAAGCCAAACAAATCAATTAAAAGTTTGATTTCTTTATTTCCATCCAATTTAAAACATTTAGAAGCATTCCATTTATAAGTTGCCCAAGAGTTAGTACCTACAGTTTATAGAATTCCAAATACCGTTACATATATATAAAAccattttaaagataaatttacTTATTTACTCTTACATTTACTACTGGTAATAAATATTTCATTgttattatatttttcttttttgcttttaattttcgattcatgttaaattaggtttctGATTTCTATTAAAAACAAATCTTGTTTTCGAGGTTTTGCAATTGTCGGAGGAGTTCCAGAAGTTGGAAAATGATCCTGCTGTTGGGTTGGTAATTGTAAAGGTACATACAGATTACATGCAATCAATTGCCTTACATAAACTTTCAACTTCTTTTATGAAGAAAATATTATTATTCTCCGGATCAAATTCACTATTTATAAGTGTCTCATTCACGAATATTTCATCATGGATTGAAGGCAAATGGAAAAGTATTTTGTGTGGGAGGAGATGTTATTGAATGCTATCGTTACTCGCTCACAGGTATTATTCAAAACGGTTATATTAATTATCTGGAAGCTTATGTGATATTGTATTATTCATTTTTATCTGAAATTTGATACGAGCAACTAATTGTTAACCTAAATATGAGGTGAGTGGGCACTGGCagttaaaatttatcaaaagcaAATCACCTTGGACTACCTAGTGGCAACATACATTAAGCCCGTGGTCAGTTGATCATATCATATATAACAATAGAATTACTGAAACAATACATTAAGCCCGTGGTCAAGCACATTTCTACTTGAAGGTTTTCCTGATCAATGGGGCAGTGATGGGAGGTGGTGCTGGACTTTCTATGAACGCAAGCTACCGAGTCGTTACCGAAAATACGGTATGATCAATCGGCCATTTATGCTAACATTTGTAGTTTTGAACATGTGCTTTGTATTTGCTTTTAGGTCTTTGCAATGCCAGAAGCAGCTATAGGACATTATCCGGATGTTGGAGCATCTTATTTTCTTTCTAAGCTTCCTGGCTTCTTAGGTTAC contains:
- the LOC121996890 gene encoding 3-hydroxyisobutyryl-CoA hydrolase 1-like isoform X1 encodes the protein MAPNRPSNYEDDQVLVEGNSHVKTVILNRPLKLNALNYQMVLQLSEEFQKLENDPAVGLVIVKANGKVFCVGGDVIECYRYSLTGIIQNGYINYLEAYVILYYSFLSEI
- the LOC121996890 gene encoding probable 3-hydroxyisobutyryl-CoA hydrolase 3 isoform X2 codes for the protein MAPNRPSNYEDDQVLQLSEEFQKLENDPAVGLVIVKANGKVFCVGGDVIECYRYSLTGIIQNGYINYLEAYVILYYSFLSEI